TGACGGTAACTCTAGGGTTACCGCCTTGTTAGACAAATTAGTAAAAGCTAGAGCTTTCTTGCTAAGACTCTGTAATCTTCCGTCTAGATTTTTAGCTGCTTCTAAAGCTAAAGGCTGAGGAGTAACTGGAGACAATATTTTATCTGCAGCTATCATCGACGCTACTGCTAACGTACCCAAATTTGGAGGCGTATCTATGACTAGAACATCAAAGTTCTTTGCAGTTTCTTTAATTTTATTTACAACATCCTCTACATCTCCGTTTAGTTCGGCTTTAAGTAAGCCTAAATGAGCAGGGAATACTTCCACGTTAAAAATATTGACACTTTTGCCACCTATTTCAAGTTCCTTCTTTTCTCTTTTCATTCCGAAAGACGTAGTGCTTCCTCCTTCAGGGTCCATATCTAGTAAAGCAACATTCTTTGTCTTTGATATGATGTAAGACAAATTAACTGCGGTAGTAGTTTTACCAACACCGCCTTTCTGGTTGATAACTGTTATTATCATGTCTAGAGTATTCAATGAAGATTTTTTTATAAGGATTATTAGACGGTATTTCCAGACTCTACTGTATAGAATAACTTTTAAATAGTATCAACTCTAATCTAATGTTATGATAAGTGAGATAGTAAGGAAGAATTATAAGGAAGAAATTCTAGGTGCTACAGTTTATGAGGAATTGGCAAGAATTGAGAAAAATGACAAAGTAAAAGAAGTTTTAGAGGAGTTAGCAGGTGGTGAGAAGTCTCATGCTGCTTTTTGGAAAGAAGTTGCAGACTCTAGAGGAATAAAGCTGGAAGGACTTGGATTCTTTGATAAATTAAAAATAAGATTATTTAAACTTTTTAGAAGAGTCTTCAGTCTACCTTTAACTTTAAAACTGGTTGAAAGAGGCGAAATAAGTGACGCGGAGAAATACTATCAATTAGCTAATGTAGCAGAATTTAATGATACGGAAAGGCAAAAGCTTTCGTCAATAATGATGCAGGAGCTTGTACATGAGGATTTACTCGTTCAGACTCAAATTAATGTAGATAAGATAAGAGACTCAATTTATGCAGTAAGTGATGGTTTAATAGAAGTTTTGGCCGGAGTTTCTGGTCTTTCAAGTATTTTAGTATCTCCTTTTCTTGTAGCTTTAGGCGGTCTAATAATAGGAATTTCCGGTACAATTTCAATGAGTATAGGGGCATATCTATCGTCTAGCTCGGAGAATGATATTAGAAAAAGCAAGTTAAAGAAAGAGAAATTAAAGGCGTTATTAGGTCATGTTTATTCAGAGGATGGAAATGAAGGAAATAAGGATTCTGAAAGCGTTAAAATAACTGCTATCTCTTATATTCTTGGAGCTTTAGTTCCGATTCTTCCTTTTCTCTTAGGGCTCGGAGGTCTTTTAGGTCTTGTTACGTCTTATGCGTTTACTGGAGTTATTACATTTATGGTTGGTGGGATTATAGGACTATTAAGTGACGTTAGCCCACTTAAGAAGGGCTCAATAATGGCAGGATTAGCAATAGGAGCTGCGTTAGTTACGCACTTAATTGGAATAGCCTTTCACTTTATAGGCTACTGACTTAACTTCCAAATAATGCCTTTCAATATCTCATCCTTTATTATCTGCTTTTGTTTATATTCGAAGTATATTTTGGCCTTCTCTTCAAAAGTAAGAGCTTTTCCATTTATTACGTCATCTTCGCTTGCCTTTCCGCCATTTATATTAATTTCTACTTTATTACCATCCTCAATATTCACGGTAAGGATATTATTATAAGGGAAGACGTTATTCGAAATAACTGAAATAAGGAGTAAATTCTTAGATTCGGGTATTATCAAATTACTCTTGAATAGTTTAGACTCTTCAATCTTCTCTACGGATCTTGAATCCATGAATATATTTCTCTTCTTTTCAATATTAACTAATTCACTATTTTTAAATTCTACTATGATATCATCATCCGATTGAGACAAGATATACTGGTTTAGTTCATCAAAAGAATGATGAATTATGAAGGTTAATCTGAACTTCCCTTCAATTGGGACTGCTTTAGGGGGAACGTTATTGTTATTAACTATAATTACTTTATTGCTTTCTCCTATAGGTACAAGATAATATGGGAATTCTTCATATTCTTTTCCATTGCCGAATTTTTCTTTTACTTTCTTTATAAAGAAAGTCTTGTTAAATTTGTAGTCTGAATATAATGGCGAGAATTCTCTCTCTAGACTCTTGACTAAATTATTTAATAACTCCTCCTCAAGATAGAAGGACAGTATTGGTACGAGTTCATTAGTATTGCAATAATTAATTACATCTTCTGCATCCTTTTTTAGAGGTGAATCTAATAATTTACGTAGCGATAAGGGATTCATTCAAATTTTACTAAAATCTTAGCTAATAAATTTACTGCAGTTCCATCACGTCAAAATCCTTAATTTCCTTTATTCTTTCTAACCTTATGTGAAAATAAGACAAAGGATTAATATCTGCTATTGCAAAATTTTCTTCTTCTCCTAACTCCGCTAAAGTAAGTAAATCTACTATATTGTCATCTCTTTTATGTGGCATGAACGCTACACTTTTCCCTGGATAATTTGGTGGATTGTAAACATTAGCATTTACTATTGTAACTCTATTCTCTAGACTTCTAACTCTTAAGTATTCTCTCCAAATTTCGATTCCATTATAGCTTATCTTAGAAGGCACAAGGATTATTTCCGCACCTCTCGATACCATTTTTCTTATTACTTCAGGAAAATCTAAATCGTAACAAATTGCAATACCAATTTTTATTCCAGAAATAGAAAAAATTATTGAATATGTTCCCGGCATTAGTTTTTCCTTTTCTTTATTAAAGAGATGTAATTTCTTAGCTAATCCTTTGATATCACCAGAAGAGTCTATAATTGGCGCTATAATCGATACTCCGTCCTCAACTGCTCCAGGAATAATGTATGCAGTGTATTTTACTGCCAATCTCTGGAAATCTTTTAACGGCAATTCTTCAACAGTTTTAACCCATTTTTCTGGTAGGAGTACTAATTGCGCTCCAGATATTAGTGCCTTCTCTGTAA
This genomic interval from Acidianus sp. HS-5 contains the following:
- a CDS encoding ParA family protein; translated protein: MIITVINQKGGVGKTTTAVNLSYIISKTKNVALLDMDPEGGSTTSFGMKREKKELEIGGKSVNIFNVEVFPAHLGLLKAELNGDVEDVVNKIKETAKNFDVLVIDTPPNLGTLAVASMIAADKILSPVTPQPLALEAAKNLDGRLQSLSKKALAFTNLSNKAVTLELPSVQFLNVHIPQSRLFIEASRLGVPATRYEEVRMKKPKLVHFFEELAKVTLE
- a CDS encoding VIT1/CCC1 family protein — its product is MISEIVRKNYKEEILGATVYEELARIEKNDKVKEVLEELAGGEKSHAAFWKEVADSRGIKLEGLGFFDKLKIRLFKLFRRVFSLPLTLKLVERGEISDAEKYYQLANVAEFNDTERQKLSSIMMQELVHEDLLVQTQINVDKIRDSIYAVSDGLIEVLAGVSGLSSILVSPFLVALGGLIIGISGTISMSIGAYLSSSSENDIRKSKLKKEKLKALLGHVYSEDGNEGNKDSESVKITAISYILGALVPILPFLLGLGGLLGLVTSYAFTGVITFMVGGIIGLLSDVSPLKKGSIMAGLAIGAALVTHLIGIAFHFIGY
- a CDS encoding carbon-nitrogen hydrolase family protein codes for the protein MKIAVVQPYTVNSALSLTEKALISGAQLVLLPEKWVKTVEELPLKDFQRLAVKYTAYIIPGAVEDGVSIIAPIIDSSGDIKGLAKKLHLFNKEKEKLMPGTYSIIFSISGIKIGIAICYDLDFPEVIRKMVSRGAEIILVPSKISYNGIEIWREYLRVRSLENRVTIVNANVYNPPNYPGKSVAFMPHKRDDNIVDLLTLAELGEEENFAIADINPLSYFHIRLERIKEIKDFDVMELQ